The genomic stretch GCGGTCGGCGGAGTCGCAGGCCGCGATCGTCACGTCGGCGCCGAGCGCGGTCAGCTCCGCACGCAGTTCCGCGGCCCCCGGCGCGGCCTCGCCGCTGCGGCTCATCAGGACGAGGTGCTTGACGCCCCGCCCGGTCACGAGATGCCGGGCCAGGAGGCGGCCCAGGCCACCCGTGCCTCCGGTGATCAGCGTCGTGCCGTCCGGGTCCCAGGCGGGGAAGCGGGGCTCGGCGCCGTCCGAAGCGGCCAGCCGGGCCAGCCTGCCCACGTGCACTGTGCCGTCGCGTACGAGGAACTGCTCGTCACCGGCGGCGAGCAGGCCCGGCAGGCGCGGCAGCAGGGCGGTGAGGTCCGCGTCCGGCGCGTCCACCAGGACGAGCCGGTCCGGGTTCTCCGTCTGCGCCGAGCGCACCAGTCCCCACACCGCCGCGGCGGCCAGGTCGGCGCCGGACACCGCACCGCAGGTCGCGAACACCAGCCGGGACGCGGCGAACCTCTCCTCCGCCAGCCACTCCTGCATCAGCGTGAGTACCCGTGCGGTCAGTTCGTGCACCGCTTCCGGGTTTTCGGCGCCCGCGCCCGACACCGGCGCCACGACCAGTTCGGGAACGTCCGTCAGGGACGCCAGCCCGCCGGCTCCGAGCAGTACGCTCCGGGCCTCGCCGCCGGTCGGCGCCTCGGCGGCCGGCACCCAGTCCATCCGCAGCAGTCCGCCCTGGTCCGCTCCGCTTCGTCCGGCCGGGCGCGGAAGGGGCTTGCGGTCCTCCAGGACCAGTGAGGCCGCCGTGAGTACGGGCGCGCCCACCGCGTCCGCCACGGCGACGGAGAAGGTGTCCTGGCCGGTCCGCGCGATGCGTATCCGCACCTCCGAAGCCCCGCCGGCGTGCAGGGTGACCCCGTGCCACGCCGAGACCGCGCGGTCGCCGTCGGGTCCGGCCGCCCGGGTCACCGCTTCCAGCAGTCCCGGGTGCAGGCCGAAGTCCGCGGCGTCCGCCACCTGGCCGGGGAGCACGGCCTCGGCAAAGGTCTCGTCGCCGCGGTGCCACAGGGCGCGTACGGTCCGGAACACCGGGCCGTACGCGACGTCCTCGGCGAAGTCCGCCGGATCCGCCGCTTCGGCGCCGCTCGGCGGCCACACCGAGGCGTCGAACTCCGCGGCGCCGGGCGCTGTTCGCTCCGCCGCCTGTTCTCCGGAGGCCAGCGTGCCGCCGGCGTGCTCCGTCCAGGGCCGGCCGGCTCCGTCCGCGGCCCGTGAGGAGATGCGTACCTCGCGTGCGCCTTCCGCGTCGGGAGCGCCGATCCGCACCTGGAGGAGTACGGCGTCGTCGCCGTCCAGCACCAGCGGCTCGGTGAGGGTGAGTGCGTCGACCCGGTCGCAGCCGACCTGGTCGCCCGCGTGGACAGCCAGTTCGAGGAAGACGGCGGCAGGGACGACGTGCGCCCCGTCCACCAGATGGTCCAGCAGCCAGGGGTGGGTCCGCGCCGACAGCCTGCCGGTGAGCAGCAGCCCGTCCGGGTCCGTCAGCGGCACCGCCGCGCCCAGCAGGGGGTGCTCTACGGGCAGGAGCCCGGCGGCGGAGACGTCCCCGGCCGACGCGGTGGTCTTGGGCCAGTACCACTCGTGCTGGAAGGGGTACGTGGGCAGGTCCACCCGGCGGGCGCCGGTGCCGTCGAAGACCCCGGACCAGTCGACGCCCACACCGGTGACGTACAACTGCGCCAGCGCGGTGAGCAGGGCGGTCTCTTCGGGGCGGTCCTTGCGCAGGGCCGGGACGGCCACGGCAGCATCGTCCAGGCTGTGCTGGGCCATCGCCGTCAACACCCCGTCCGGACCCACCTCCAGGAAGACCGAGGCACCCTCGGCTTCCAGCGCGCGGATGCCATCGGCGAACCGCACCGTGTCCCGCACGTGCTGCACCCAGTAGCCGGGCGTGCAGACCAGTTCCCCGGTGGCGAGTTCGCCCGTCACGTTCGACACCAGCGGAATCTGCGGCGCCTCGTACGACAGTCCCTCGGCCACCTGCCGGAAGTCCGCCAGCATCGGATCCATCAACGGCGAGTGGAAGGCATGGCTCACCGCCAGACGCCGGGTCTTGCGGCCCTCGGCGGCGAACTCCGCCGCGATCCGCAGAACCTGGGACTCCTCCCCGGAGATCACCACCGCCTGCGGGCCGTTGACCGCCGCGATCGACACTCCCTCGGCCAGCCGCGGCCCGACCTCACCCTCGGTGGCCTCGACGGCCACCATCGCGCCGCCCTCCGGGAGGGCCTGCATCAGCCGGGCACGCGCCGCCACCAGCGCACACGCATCCGCCAGCGAGAACACCCCGGCCACATGCGCCGCCGCGATCTCACCGATCGAATGCCCGGCCACGAAGTCCGGGCGGATACCCAGCGACTCGGCCAGCCGGAACAACGCCACCTCAACCGCGAACAGCGCCGGCTGCGTGGACCCGGTCTCATCCAGGCCCTCCGCCTCACCGAAGATCACATCCCGCAACCCGGCGTCGAAGTGCGCCAGCACCGCATCCAGTGCCTCGGCGAACACCGGGAACCGGCCGTACAACTCCCGGCCCATCCCGGCGCGCTGCGCACCCTGACCCGAGAACAGCACCGCCAGCGAGCGGCCCGTCTCCGCACGGCCCCGGGCCGCCTCGGCGAGTTCGCCGCCGGAGCACTGCGCCAGCAGCACCGCGCGGTGCTCGAAGACCGAACGGCCCGAGGTGAGCGAGAAGCCGACATCCACCGGTGCCGACGAGTCCTTCAGCGACGAGATCCGCTCGATCTGCGCCGCCAGCGCCTCCTCGGTCCGGCCCGACACCGGCCACGGCACCACGGTGGGCACCACATCCGGTTCCGGTGCCGGCTCCGGATCCGCGGCCGGCACCGCCTGTTCCACGATCACGTGCGCGTTGGTCCCGCTGACCCCGAACGACGACACCCCCGCCCGCCACGGGCGGTCGGCCTTGGGCCACTGCCGGGACTCCGTCAGCAGCTCCACCGCGCCGGACGAC from Streptomyces albofaciens JCM 4342 encodes the following:
- a CDS encoding type I polyketide synthase; this translates as MTAIPPKSAEERTMTTSSEEIVAALRASLKETEHLRRQNRKLVAAATEPIAIVSMGCRYPGGVKSPEDLWELLAAGKDAIGAFPTDRGWDLDALRDAGVDQRGNAVSQEGGFIDGVGDFDADFFGISPRESVTMDPQQRLLLETSWEAIERAGIDPVSLRGSRTGVFVGTNGVDYAYLLVRSLADATGDIGTGIAASATAGRLSYTLGLEGPAVAVDTACSSSLVALHTATHALRAGECPLALVGGVNIMSSPGSLMEFSRQGGLAGDGRCKAFADAADGTGWSEGVGVLVLERLSDARRNGHPVLAVVRGSAVNQDGASNGFSAPSGPSQQRVIRQALASAGLSASDVDAVEAHGTGTPLGDPIEAQALLATYGQGREPERPLLLGSSKSNLGHTQAAAGVAGIMKMVLAMRHGVLPQTLHVDAPSSHVDWSSGAVELLTESRQWPKADRPWRAGVSSFGVSGTNAHVIVEQAVPAADPEPAPEPDVVPTVVPWPVSGRTEEALAAQIERISSLKDSSAPVDVGFSLTSGRSVFEHRAVLLAQCSGGELAEAARGRAETGRSLAVLFSGQGAQRAGMGRELYGRFPVFAEALDAVLAHFDAGLRDVIFGEAEGLDETGSTQPALFAVEVALFRLAESLGIRPDFVAGHSIGEIAAAHVAGVFSLADACALVAARARLMQALPEGGAMVAVEATEGEVGPRLAEGVSIAAVNGPQAVVISGEESQVLRIAAEFAAEGRKTRRLAVSHAFHSPLMDPMLADFRQVAEGLSYEAPQIPLVSNVTGELATGELVCTPGYWVQHVRDTVRFADGIRALEAEGASVFLEVGPDGVLTAMAQHSLDDAAVAVPALRKDRPEETALLTALAQLYVTGVGVDWSGVFDGTGARRVDLPTYPFQHEWYWPKTTASAGDVSAAGLLPVEHPLLGAAVPLTDPDGLLLTGRLSARTHPWLLDHLVDGAHVVPAAVFLELAVHAGDQVGCDRVDALTLTEPLVLDGDDAVLLQVRIGAPDAEGAREVRISSRAADGAGRPWTEHAGGTLASGEQAAERTAPGAAEFDASVWPPSGAEAADPADFAEDVAYGPVFRTVRALWHRGDETFAEAVLPGQVADAADFGLHPGLLEAVTRAAGPDGDRAVSAWHGVTLHAGGASEVRIRIARTGQDTFSVAVADAVGAPVLTAASLVLEDRKPLPRPAGRSGADQGGLLRMDWVPAAEAPTGGEARSVLLGAGGLASLTDVPELVVAPVSGAGAENPEAVHELTARVLTLMQEWLAEERFAASRLVFATCGAVSGADLAAAAVWGLVRSAQTENPDRLVLVDAPDADLTALLPRLPGLLAAGDEQFLVRDGTVHVGRLARLAASDGAEPRFPAWDPDGTTLITGGTGGLGRLLARHLVTGRGVKHLVLMSRSGEAAPGAAELRAELTALGADVTIAACDSADRAALGRVLDSLAHPLTAVVHTAGVLDDGVVTSLTAERLSGVLHPKVDTAWHLHELTREMNLGAFVLFSSVSGVIGGAGQGNYAAGNVFLDALARHRAAQGLPAHSLAWSAWAQPSGMTGTLSEVDMQRISATGMPPLSAEQGLALFDAATATDEPYLVPVGPVATGTRVRGVVPAVFRGLLKGARRTAARGGAGGEAAATLGQRLREARPEERTRLMSELVRTEAAAVLGHASAKSIDARRDFNDLGFDSLTAVELRNRLSTATGLRLTATLVFDYPNPTALADHLVPQLVAEARAATGPALLAELERLDAALAAGAPDARTKDAVAQRLSQILDTWRGAQEPEHGDEVAERIEAASTDEIFAFIDNELGRHSDR